AATGGTCAATGCGGTAATTTCCAACCTTCCCCTTCATTATATGGCTATCTACAAATCCCCGGTAGTTATCATTAAGAAACTTGAATGTTATCGAAGGAATTTTCTTTGGGGGGCGATTGCTTAAAAAAGGAAACTAGCCTTGTAAAATGGGACACGGTTTGCTTACCCAAAGAGTTAGGTGGTTTGGGTGTCACCCCTCTTCGTATCAAAAATCTTACAATGCTTTGCAAATGGTGGGCGCGTTTCAATTGTCACAAGTCTTGTCTGTGGAAGTCAATTGTTTCTTCTTCCTTTGGTCCTTCATTCCAAGGTAAACTTATTAACAATACTTCCTCCTTATTACTTTTGCAAATTTCACCTATTTGGAGGGATTTGATTAATTTACAAAGTGATGCTTCTCTTCATGGTATCATTGGGTCCAATGCTTGGAAATGAAAAGTAGGAAATGGGGCTTGCATTTTATTTTGGCATGATAGATGGGAAAATGATCGACCCATTAAAGATTTATTCCCTACTCTATATGAATCTTGTCGTGATAAGTTTGCTACTGTAAACAAATTTAGGTCCCTTGATCCTTTATTGTCCAATTATAGTAAATGGGATTTTAATTTGGTACACCTACTGTTACTTTTTTGCTCCATGTGCCACGATAATTTGGCTACTATGTTGTCGCATGTGGTGTTTGACGATTTGGTTGAGGACCAAGTCGAATGGTCTGTTTCATCTACTGGGGTGTTCTCGGTTTCCGACGCTATTTACACTTTGATTCATTCTAACGGGGTCATTACTCCTACTTGGCCGAAAGTTATTTGGGGTAATAACGTTCCCACAAAAGTTATGTTGTTCCATTGGATTGCAATTCACAATTGTATTCCCGTCAAAGACGTGCTCATTAAAAGACATATTTTACCGGCTTCTCAATCGAATGTGTGTATTTGGTGTTTGGAAGACACCGAAACTACCATCGATCTTTTGTTACATTGCAAATGGTCTTTTAAAATATGGGCCGAATTATTCTCTTGGTGGAATGTCTCTTGGGTTATTCCGGGTTCAATAGAAGCATTCTCGTTTGATTGGTTTTTTGGAATGGGAATCAAAGCTTCTAAGTATTGGAAGTTAATTGGTCCCGCCACTATTTGGGCGATTTGGTTGGACCATAACGATTTCATTTTCAATGGTAAGTTCACTTGTTGCTCGGCGCTAATTCATAACATCAAGTTAAAGACGTTTCTTTGGGCTTCAAATCTCAATCTTTGTAACGGCAATCAATCTCACGTGTGGGAACACAATCCCAGtttactttgtttttaattatTCGCAATGTATTTATTCAATTTGTCAATTTAGACCGAGCAAGTCTCCGTCATTGTAACTTGTAGCGCATCT
This window of the Rutidosis leptorrhynchoides isolate AG116_Rl617_1_P2 chromosome 7, CSIRO_AGI_Rlap_v1, whole genome shotgun sequence genome carries:
- the LOC139859677 gene encoding uncharacterized protein, whose translation is MCISNIKFAVLVNGSPSREASLNRGLRQGMAMGEKKLVTRRWENDRPIKDLFPTLYESCRDKFATVNKFRSLDPLLSNYSKWDFNLVHLLLLFCSMCHDNLATMLSHVVFDDLVEDQVEWSVSSTGVFSVSDAIYTLIHSNGVITPTWPKVIWGNNVPTKVMLFHWIAIHNCIPVKDVLIKRHILPASQSNVCIWCLEDTETTIDLLLHCKWSFKIWAELFSWWNVSWVIPGSIEAFSFDWFFGMGIKASKYWKLIGPATIWAIWLDHNDFIFNGKFTCCSALIHNIKLKTFLWASNLNLCNGNQSHVWEHNPSLLCF